The Synechococcales cyanobacterium T60_A2020_003 sequence TGTGATTTGTAATTCCGAGGCAACGGCAGCGGATGTTCACCAGTTTTTTGACGTTCCCTGTGATCGGATTACGGCGATCCCCCTGGCCTACGATCGCGAGCATTTCCAATATTTAGACCTGCCAGAACAGCCCTACTTCCTCTATATTGGTCGTCCTGATCCCCACAAAAATCTTGCCCGTCTGATTGCAGCCTTTGCCCAGATTGCAAAACACACGGATACCGAACTCCGGATCGTTGGCTCGACTGATCCGCGCTACACGCCGGAATTAGAACTCCTAGCGACCGAACGGGGCGTGGGCGATCGCGTCAAATTCCTAAGCTATGTGCCCTATGCCGAATTGCCAACCCTGCTGAATCAGGCGATCGCCCTGGTGTTTCCCAGTCTGTGGGAGGGGTTTGGGCTTCCGGTTTTAGAAGCGATGGCCTGTGGAACCCCCGTGATCACCTCAAACCTGGCGTCGTTGCCGGAGGTGGCGGGCGATGCGGCGATTTTGGTCGATCCGACAAGTGAGGCAGCGTTGGCAGCGGCAATGCAAAATCTCGCGCAGGATTCCCCGTTGCGATCGCAGCTTCGGACAGCCGGATTACACCGTGCCCAGCAGTTTTCCTGGGAACGCACCGGACAGGAAACGGCAGACCTGTTGGCGCAGTTTGCGTAGGTTGAGAGGCAGTCGTACATGGACTCATCCTCATTTCTTAGATTCCGGCTCCAGATCCAAGGCTGGAATCGCTGATGGTACAACGCATCATGACCTCAAAACTGAACCCTCAAAACTCAAAACTGATATCACGCGGGGTGATAGTAAAAGGCGACGCCCAGCACAATGTAGGTGGCGAGAAGAAGCGACCCATCCAGCCAATTCGATCGTCCGTTGAAGCTGATCAGATTGGTGACCGTGATGGCGATCGCCAATGCTACGACCTCAAAGGGATTGAAATTCAAGTCAATCGGTTGTCCCAGAGACAGTCCCACCAACACCAGCACCGGAGCCATAAACAGCGCAATCAGCAAACTATCGCCCATAGCGGTGGCCACGGTGAGATCCATCTGATTCTTCACAGCCAGTCGCCCCACCGTGACCACTCCGGCAATGTCTCCAATTAGCGGCAGAAAAATGACGCCTGTAAACAGGGGCGTGAGGCCAAAGCGTTCGGTCACGGTTTCAACAACGTCTACAAACATCTCGGACTCGATCGCCACTAGCACCGTCGCCACCAGCAAAATCGTAATCCACATCGCTAAAGATGGGGTTTCCTCCGGTTCCTCAGGGCGATCGATGGCAAGGCCGACATCGTACAGGTAGCTGTGGGTCTTGAGGGAAAAAACCAGGGTTAAGCCATACACCACGATTAAAACGCCCGCCACCACGACGGAAAGGTTGCGGATGGCAATGGGATCGACCACGTTAGAGGTGTAAATGACCAGCGTTGGCAGGGCGATCGCTGAAATGGCAATCGTCATGGATGAACCGTTGACCCGCGCCAAGATCGGCTGGAATTCTTGCTCCTTGTAGCGCAGTCCGCCGATCAGCATCGCCAGTCCTAAAAACAGGAGCAGATCGCTGAGAATACTGCCTGTAATGCTGGCTTTTACAATGTCGATGAGTCCGGCTCGCAAGGCGGTTAGCGCCACAATGAGCTGGGTGGCATTCCCAAACACCGCATTCATGACGCCCCCTACCGATGGCCCGGTGACGATCGCCACTTTTTCGGTTGCCATGCTGACCCAAATGGATAGCCCCAAAATGGCGATCGCTGATGTGAGGCACAGGGCTAACGCGCCCCAATGTCCGATCGCGGCGGCAAGGGACAGGGGAATAAACCCCAGCAAAAGGAGCGGCGCAGAATATCTGATCATCCACCGCATGAACGGGCGATCGCTCTTGTGGTTAGGGTTGGATAGGGTCACACGATTTCTCCGCGCTTTAGTTAATAAACGGGTTCGTACAGGTTGCCAGAGTTGTGTTGCTATCCCAGCTTTGAATTTTAAGTTTTAAGTTTTGAATTGAGGAAATCGAGCGTTGGCTTGGCTGCTAGGCACGTCATTCTGCGATCAATGCCTCTAGGGATTGCAACGCGGTTTCAAGCTGATCGATCAGCTGATGAATGCCAGGAGCATCACCAGGATCGGCACTTTCGAGCTGTTGGGCGATCGCCGCTAAACTGGTAACGCCCATATTGGCCGCTGCGCCTTTAATGTAGTGGGTCAGTTCCTGAAACTGAGCAAAATTATTTTGGGACATCACTTGGCGAAGCTCTGCAACTCGTCCGCGTGTATCTTGGGCAAGCAGCGTCAGCAATTCAATTTCAAAGTCTAGATCGCGATCGGAAAGAGTGTGGAGATGATCCCAATCAATCTTGAGGTCTTGGTTAGAAGACGACAATGGATTACGAAATGAACACAAAGTAGCACCATCCCTAGCGTTCTGAGCCAAAATAATTAATCGACTATCCAATCCAACACAACCTGCTAATCAAGACGTCATGCTGTTGACTAATCGAGTGAGAGGAATCCCTATATATCGCCTTTCCTTGACAATCGCAGTCGGCTAGAGCTGCCGCCGCTATGAACCGGAAAGATAGGAATCGGAGCATGAAGACGCCGAAGCTTGGATCGTGTTCGCTTGTCCGGTGGGCAATAAACCGACAATGTGCGGAACCGGACGGGGTTCGTAACCTACCAGCGATTCCCCTTGGTAAGCCAGAGAAGTGCTAGCTCCTGAATCGAGCATGACCGCATCTTGCAGCCCAAGGCTAGCGAGAATTTCACCCAGATGAACAGAATCGACGAAATCGTGGCTGACCCCGATCGCAGGTTGTCCGTTCTGGTTAATGCCCCAAAACGCCCGGTGGCGCACTGCATCAAAGTCAAACAAGCTGCCAAAACTTTCTGCAGGTTGGGGCTGCCCCCCTTTGACCAACCAAGCAGCAGCCACAAATGTATCCGTCACATCCGGCATTTCGGCCTGCACCCCTTCCAGGGAGTTGTGCTTTTCAGGGTCAAACGGAATGTACCGCACATCGGTTGGGCTGATCATTACCAGGGGACGCCCCTTGAGGAAGGGCACATCGTTGCGATCGCCCGGAATAAAGGTGCCCTCATTACTGCCCATCACCGGGCCAATCATCTGATTTGAGTCCAAAAACTCTAAGGAGAAGAATCCGCCATCTACCGCCGCTTCAATGCCCGTTCCCTGCATAATCTCCGGGACTTGGTAGCGGCTATCGGCGTGGATAGTGGTGGGTTGCCCCCCCGTGATCACCGTGATGGGAATGCCGTCTACCTCCGTTCGATTCACCGTAATCGGGGCGGAAAAATCAAAGGTGCTGCCCCACGGACGAATGGCGGGGCCGCCCCAGGCATTGGCGATCGCCTCTTCAATCTGCGACTGACCAATCCGCTCAATGGAAAACAAATCGTCCGACTCCCCGGCCAACAGGTTCTGAGTATCGTCCATCGTCAGAGCGGCTAGATATCCTGCCTTTTGAACTGCGGCAGCCACCCGCTCGTCATACTTCCCTTCGGGATAGACAAAATACTGGATGGGAATGCCTAACCGTTCCTCAAGCTCCTGTTTGGACGCTTCCGCCTCTTTCTTCAGTTCGACATCATCCACCTCGCGGAGGTCGGGAGGATGCATAATGCCGTGGGAGGCGATCGTGATCAGGGGATCGGCTACCATCTCCTGCAATTGCTCCCAGGTCACACCGGGTCGGCCATAGTCCCGACTGACTTTGTAGGTATAGATCGAAAAAAGTCCGGGATAGCCATACTGCTTCAGCAGCGGAAAAACGTACTGATAATGCCCCAAGTAGCCATCATCAAAGGTCAACATCACTGGCTTTTCAGGCAGGGGAACGCCCGTTCGCAGGTGATGAACCAACTGATCCATGCTGATGGGCGTTAACCCGTTTTCCTGAATCAATTGAAGATGGGCTTCAAATTCCTCAGGCGTAACATCAAAAAAGACTTCCTTCTCCGCAATGATGTCGTGATACATCAAAATGGGCACCCGTGCAGCCCGCGCCCGCTCGTTGATTTCCGGCATGGGACTGGCATTAAACTGGGCAACCAGCGTGGGGGCAAGGCTGTGGAGCAGTGAAGAGACTGGCGTTTGGGGTTGCTCAATCCAGGTGGCGGCCTGCTCGACGCTAGATTGTAAGGCCAATAGGGAGACCTGAGCGCTAGGCGGATCGGGGCAGGGAATGCCCTGTTCGTCTCCGGATTCTGCACCGTCTAGATCATGATTCCACGGTTGGTATAGCTCTCCAGGAGCCGGAGTGCTAGAGCCGGGGTCGCCATAGGGTGGGGAGGACGACCAATCCTGAGCCTGAACCGACGTTTGATGGAGTTGAACGGTCAGCAACGCCGTCATCAGCGCAAGGCAGAATAAGCCTAACTGAAGGCGATCGCGCCGCCAAGGACGTAACTTTAGCCGACGCAAACCGGAGAATAACGAGCGAAGAAAGGGCAGCATCGAGGTATAAAGAACAGAATTTATCATCAAGCATGAATAAGCCTTAAGACAAACGGGAGAACGTTTCCCGTGTATAGGCAGAGGGCGATCGCCCCTAGCGTATCCTAAGATACGGGTCTGCACGTTTGCCCCAAACGCTCCTTAGCTTACCCTAAGAGACTGGTTCCAGTGCAAAAAAGGTTTCAAAAATTTTCTCCCCAGCTACATTCAGCCGCGATTGCAAATTATCTAGAAACTCATGGAGTCCGGCCTGCCCAATTTCTTCCATGGTTAGGTAATTCAATTCTGAGCGCAGTTTGCCCAGGGTTTTCTCCGCTGGATTGCGCCATGCTATAGACGCGCCACCCGCCACTTCGTACAGACACGACTCCGCCTGGGTTAGACAAAAGAGAATTGAACGAGGAAATTCGCGATCAAGGACCAAAAATTCCGCCACGCTCTGGGGGGTGATGCGGTGCTGACGTTTGCGGTACATCTCGTAGGCACTAGCGGACTTGAGCAACGCAATCCACTGAAGTTCATCTAGGGTTGTGCCGACATAGTTCACCGATGGCAGCAGGATGTAGTACTTCACATCTAGAATCCGGGCGGTCTTATCGGCTCGTTCCAGCAACCGACCAATTTGCCCAAAGTGCCAGCCCTCATTGTGGGACATGGTGGCATCCATGACTCCAGCAAACAGGTGACTGTGCATCTTCACTTCTGCGAAGAATTGCGTCAAGCCTGACAGCATGGGGGTGGTTGAGGCGTCGTTGACTTTGAGATAAAAGTCGTTGATCTGCTCCCACATTTCCGAGGAAATAGTTTCCCGTACCGATCGCGCATTTTCCCGCGCCGATCGCAGGCAGGAAATGATGGAGTTGGGATACTCCGTGTCAAATGTCAAAAACTGGATGACGTTGTCGGGTGTCGCGTTGCCATAGCGCTCTGCAAACAGTTCGTGATCGCCGCTAGTCCAGATGAGCGGTTGCCATTGCTGCTCGATACCCACCGGAAGATCTAGCAGCAAATTGAGATTCACATCGATAAACCGCGCTACGTTTTCAGCGCGCTCAACGTAACGGGTCATCCAGTAAATTGAATCAGCAACACGACTTAGCATATCCGCCTGAACTCCTCTACTTCTTCACCTGGGGTTCTGATTCCTAAGTTGCCAGCACCCAGGTATCCTTACTGCCGCCACCCTGGGATGAGTTGACGACGAGGGATCCCCGCTTCAGGGCTACACGCGTGAGGCCACCGGGGTTCACGTAAATGTCTTCGCCGTAGAGAATGTAGGGACGTAAGTCGACGTGACAACCTTCCACGCTATCGGCAAGGAGGGTGGGGACACGGGAGAGGCACAGGGTCGGCTGGGCAATGTACTTGCGAGGATTGGCTTTGATCCGCTCGGCGAAGTCGGCTTGCTCTGTTTTGGTGGAGTGGGGGCCCACCAGCATTCCGTACCCCCCGGCCTCGTCGGCAGACTTCACCACCAGCTTGTCGAGATTGGCGAGGACATGGTTTTGCTGTTCCGGTTCCCAGCAGAGATAGGTCGGCACGTTCGATAAAATCTGCTTTTCGCCCAGATAGTACTGAATCATTTGGGGGACGTAGGCGTAGATCACCTTGTCATCGGCGACTCCGGTTCCGAGGGCGTTGGCGATCGCCACTCGGCCTTGACGGTAGACGTCGGTTAGCCCTGGAACCCCCAACATCGAATCGGGACGGAACGCCAGCGGATCGATAAAGCTGTCATCAATGCGGCGATACACCACATCAACCCGCTGCAATCCGCGCGTCGTTTTCATTTGGAGGAAGCCATCGGCAACCACCAAGTCGCGCCCTTCGACCAATTCGACACCCATCTGCTGCGCTAGGAAGGAATGCTCGAAGTAGGCAGAGTTGTAAATTCCGGGCGTCAGCACGACTACCGTGGGATCGGGTAATCCGTTAGGAGCTAGGTTCAGCAGCGTTTCCAACAGCCGACTGGCGTAGTCATCTACAGGTTGGATGGGCATGGTGCTGAAGATTTGGGGGAAGGTACTCTTCATCACCCGTCGATTTTCCAGGACATAGGAAACTCCAGACGGACAGCGCAGGTTGTCTTCGAGGACGTACCATTTTCCATCGCGATCGCGCACCAGATCGGTTCCGGTGATGTGACACCAGATGTTTTTCGGTGGCTTTAGCTCCATGCACGGTTTCAGAAAGCCCGTCGCGGAGTAAATTAATTCGGCCGGAATGATGCCATCTTTAAGAATTTTCTGTTCACCGTAGATGTCGGAGAGGAACAGATTCAACGTTTCAATGCGTTGCTTCAGGCCACGCTCTAGCCACTGCCATTCCGCCGCCGAAACAATGCGGGGAATAATGTCGAAAGGGAGAATCCGCTCCGTGCCCTGATTATCGCTGTAAACGTTGAAGGTTACGCCCAGCTTGAATAACGCACTTTGCGCGGCCTGTTGGCGCTGTTGCAGGTCTTTCATGGAAAGCGACTTAATCCGCTCGATCAGCTGGGTGGCTTCTGGCCGAGGGTTTCCCTGCTCATCAAAAAGCTCGTCGTAAAAGTCTCCGGGATCGTATTGTTCGATATGCACGGTTTAGGAATGTGCTTGCAATGGGTTCAACAAAATTCAGATTGCCTCTCTGCCTTAGGCTAGCTCAAGCTAGGTTTGACCTTTGGTGATATAGATCTTGGAAGGGGTTAGAACGGATAGCTGTAGCTGGTGATACGAAATGCCCTAGTGACAATCGACTTTGGGGCGATCGCCCTTCAAGATGTCCAGATCTTTTTTAGATGAATTACCCGACACCGTACCAGATTCGCTACGCTAGAAAAAGTCTAAAAACCTAAAGACAAACCGAAGATTCGCTAGTTCAGCCTACAAATATAGATTCCTGCCATGACGGTACGCCACAAGCTAGAACGCCTTCAGTCCTTTTTTGCCGATCTTGATCGTGCTTTGGTTGCCTATTCCGGTGGCATTGACAGTACGCTGGTTGCCAAGGTTGCCTATGACCAGTTGGGCGATCGCGCCTTGGCAATCACGGCAGAGTCGCCCTCCTTGCTCCCGGAAGATCTGGAAGACGCCCGCATTCAGGCCGCCACGATCGGGATTCGTCATGAGGTGGTGCAAACCCACGAGATGCAAAATCCTAACTACACGAGTAATCCGGTCAATCGCTGCTACTTTTGCAAAAGCGAACTCCACGATACGCTGAGGCCTCTAGCCCTAGAACGCGGCTATCCCTACGTGCTGGATGGCATTAATGCCGATGACCTGAGCGATTACCGACCGGGCATCCAGGCCTCCAAGGAACGAGGGGCGCGATCGCCCTTGGCGGAAGTGGGCATTACCAAGGCAGAGGTGCGCGAGATTTCTAAGATCCTCGGTTTGCCCTGGTGGGATAAACCTGCTCAACCCTGCCTCAGTTCCCGCTTTCCCTATGGTGAAGAAATTACGGTGGCCAAGCTTCAACGCGTCGGACGGGCGGAGCGATATCTGCGCGGCATGGGCTTGAAAAATCTGCGGGTGCGATCTGAGGGGGACACGGCTCGGATTGAGCTACCGCCAGAGCAGATTAAGGAGTTTGTGCTGACAACAGATTTGCCAACGCTGGTGGCGGAACTGCAATCCTACGGATTCCTATTTGTGACGCTGGATTTGGAAGGATTCCGCAGTGGTAAGCTCAATCAAATTTTGGCGTTTGCGGGAGCGTCGCAACCCGTTTCGCAGTGAACTTCTAGGCAGGAATTGTTTTGGAGAGAGGGCGATCGCACGGTGATGAGCAAAAGAGGCGACGCTTGCTCAAGCTTACAAGTCTGGTGCGTTCCTAGAAATTGATCGGCGGAGTAGTTGGAGGCATCTTAAGGGATGCCCCCTACGATGAGGGCGATCGCACTCGTGGGAACACCGATCGCCCTTCATCTTGCACCCCACCAACTACCTCCTGGAACTTTGAACTAAGTGCGATCGCCCGTCTATACTTACCCTCCACAGAGACCTCCTGGGACGCTTCGGGAAAACAGATATCAGCTCAACACCGAGTGCAATATCTATCTTTGTGCGGGAGCATGATAACGATTGAGATGAGCCGCCGCAGATAACCTCTAATTCTCACAGATAACCTCTCGACGGTCGGCTCCATCGATTTGTTATGCCGCGATCGCTACTCAGTTTACAAAGGCAAGTACAGGACAATGCCTTTCCACTCATCTTGTTCACTACAATCATTCAGTAGTAGCAATTCATCGATTACCTGTCTGACTGGCATCCGATCATTGATCACAAATAAACCCGACATTTGCTGTCCTTTAGATAATCGCTCATAAGCAAAGTCTGGCATTGTTGCACGATCGTGAGTTAACAGAATGCGCCCATTGCTTGCTGCCCAATCTAGAATTGCTGGGTCATCCACTTTTCGCAACCCAACATCCTGAACACGTAATAAGTCAAGATCCGGTTTGCGAAGAAACAATCCTCGCACAATGTCGCCATTAAAATTTTCATCACTCAGCAGCCTCAGCATAATAAGGCTTAGGGAGTTTGCTGTGCTAAAAGCCTGGATCGAATCAGGCTCAGGTCAGGCTGAATTTCTGAAAAACGTTGACGAACGGATTCTGCTAGCTGTTCGCGCTCGTTCAGATAGGATTCTACTTCTTGCTGATGCCGAAGATAATAACCAATCGTGATGTAAACGTCAGATAGAGAAAGCGTTGAATATCTTTGCACAATGGTTTCTGGAGAAGCACCATCTTGGAATGCTCGGATCACCAGTTCTAGCAAAACCCTTGAACCACCAATCCGAATTGCTCCTGTTTCATCTTCCCTAAGGGGTGGGGATTCGCATTCCAAAACAAGACTCACAATTCAGTCTCCATACTATGGCTATTAGAGCAGGCTTCAAGCTAAAAGCATTGCTCTAATTATACCTACTGATCCTGTGTCTTTCCCAGAATAATCTTTGAAGAGTCAAATTTTGTAACAGTTGTAAGCAACTGATCGCTACTCTGCAATAGCTCATCCCATCCAGTTGAGTTAATGTGCTCCAAATGTTCCATTCGTAACTGGTGTTGGTCAAACACCCAATATTTGATGCTTGGAATAAGATACCGAATAAAAGCCATCCACTCTGCGTAGTTAATTGCTAAGGGATTGCCCTGCCTCAATGCAATTTTGCCAGCATTCCCTAACGTTGCAATACCATGAGCCATGAGTAGCATTGTTCGGTACTTTGGATGAGAGGCGAGATCAAATTTCGTTTCCCCATATTCAGAATAATGTCTCAACATAATATATGCACGAAGAGCAATTTCGATAACCGCAGGTGTAATTCCAGAAACTAGAAAATGCCTGAAATCGTATCCATTTAAATACATCCATCGAGCAATCTCTCCAACTGTGCGCCCCTTCTCTCCAAAGCTACCAATATTAATCCCCTGAATTAACGTCATGAAGGGTGCTGGTAAACCCATGGGTGTAGCCACGTCAGAAATCAGGTGTCCAAGTTGGCGAAGGATTGCTTCAATGAGTCCCACAGGTTCAAGATTAGACCAAACGGTTCCTTGCATCCATGTATGGGTATGGGTCAGATTATCGTAGGAGAAACCACTAATCGTTCCTCGCATAATATCTAAAACACCAAAAACAAAGCCGAGAACTGGATCATGTCCCAAAGATTGAAAGCGATGTAATTTAGGACACATGCCAGCAATACGTTCAACTCCACCTGCACCTGCGTAGCTCATTGAGTCATAAGGAACCTTACAGGTCTCAGAAAGATGTTCTGCCCACTGAGCAAACCAATCGTTCGACTTTGTGGTGTCATATCGCTTAAGCCACTCAGTTATGGGGCTACCTGCTTGTATGGGGCTACCTGCTTGACCAGCATATTCACCTGTTGTCAAAGTTTGGGGAATTCTAACTAAGAGAAAGTCAGTTAAGGATGCAAGAATTCCACTGGCTCCAACAAAAATATAGTCCCATTTATCCCACTTATATTGAGCATCATAGGATTCTACCTGAAGCGTTTTGAGATCTGCTTCTGATAAAAAAGCTTCATAGGGAGCTATCGGATCAGCTCCCTGAGATAGCACATAGGTTTGGCATTGCCTTACAAAGCTATCCCAATCCTTAAACCCGATTTTGGTTAGTTCTTGAAAAACAGATTGCTGGCGATTTTCATAGAGACTTAAAATTTGGTTTGGATCGAAATCACCAAAGTCTTCTTCTTCAATCCAATCCTGATCAGCCTCAAGCTCATCCATTAAAGCTTCAAGTTCTCTAAGTTGATGTGTTGTTTCGCTAACACTAGAGAGCCTTTGGGCAGCTCCTGTCAAACTAATATCTATTTCAGAAACTCCTAATTCAAGTTCTCGGAGAACACGATTTTGGGCTTGCAAAGCAATACCAAGCTCCAGAATATATTTGTCAGAAAGCATCTTAGGTCACTCCAAAAGCTTGCTTCCGCTTGGCAATTAATTGCTGCATAGCCTTCAGTCGCTCAGTCAATATTCTGATTGCTTCACGATTTGCTGCTGCATCAGAAGCACTAGCCTCAAGGTTAATCGCTTTTTCTTGAAGACCTGCAATTTGCTCTACTAACTGATTAATAGCTCCTTGCATGTTTTTAATCACTAGCTGCGCTTTGCGTTCTTTTTCAGCTTGTAACTGTGCCTTCTTGGATTCGTCTCCTGTATCAAGTAGGGCATTAACACCCATAAAAATGCCAGTACCTAAAAGAATAGCAACGCCAATACCAGGAATCATCCCTCCAATACCGATTAGTGCTCCAAGACCAGCTAACCCAGATGTAATTCCTGCTGCACTCAATCCAATAACTGAACCAGAAAACCAGACAGCCGCCAAGGGAACCCCTACAGCAGAAAGACCTGCCACCGCTGTTTTCATAGCATCAGCCGCATAGTTATCATCTAATCCACGCACCCGAATTTGTCGAACTTCCTGAATAAATTTCTTAATTGCGTCTAATTGTTCATTTGAGATCTTTAGTTCGCGCTGTGCCAAAACAATCGCTTCTTCTTCATTTGCACCTAGCTCATCATTTGCCCAGGCAGTATCGACTAGATTGATCATGAGACCGTAGCGTAACTGTTCATCTGCCGCTTCCAAGGATCTTAAACACGCCCACAACGAAGGAGGTTCAATGATATACGACTGTACTTGTCTTTTCGCAGATTCAGTCATCCCCTCCAAATCCATCATGCCGAAAATCAATTCAACTTCTTCTTTGTCAATGGAATTGTCTGCAAATGCGATCGCGAAGAGCGCACCATAGAAGGCAAGACGATCGCTCTCAGGCACTTTAGCAAGATCGAGTGTTTCATTCATTACAACATATCCTCTACTACAGATAATCTTGGTTCTTGGAATGAACTACCCCGCCGCAAGCGGACGGGGTATCAGAATCAAAAAAGAGCAAGT is a genomic window containing:
- the cax gene encoding calcium/proton exchanger gives rise to the protein MIRYSAPLLLLGFIPLSLAAAIGHWGALALCLTSAIAILGLSIWVSMATEKVAIVTGPSVGGVMNAVFGNATQLIVALTALRAGLIDIVKASITGSILSDLLLFLGLAMLIGGLRYKEQEFQPILARVNGSSMTIAISAIALPTLVIYTSNVVDPIAIRNLSVVVAGVLIVVYGLTLVFSLKTHSYLYDVGLAIDRPEEPEETPSLAMWITILLVATVLVAIESEMFVDVVETVTERFGLTPLFTGVIFLPLIGDIAGVVTVGRLAVKNQMDLTVATAMGDSLLIALFMAPVLVLVGLSLGQPIDLNFNPFEVVALAIAITVTNLISFNGRSNWLDGSLLLATYIVLGVAFYYHPA
- a CDS encoding polysaccharide deacetylase family protein, with amino-acid sequence MTALLTVQLHQTSVQAQDWSSSPPYGDPGSSTPAPGELYQPWNHDLDGAESGDEQGIPCPDPPSAQVSLLALQSSVEQAATWIEQPQTPVSSLLHSLAPTLVAQFNASPMPEINERARAARVPILMYHDIIAEKEVFFDVTPEEFEAHLQLIQENGLTPISMDQLVHHLRTGVPLPEKPVMLTFDDGYLGHYQYVFPLLKQYGYPGLFSIYTYKVSRDYGRPGVTWEQLQEMVADPLITIASHGIMHPPDLREVDDVELKKEAEASKQELEERLGIPIQYFVYPEGKYDERVAAAVQKAGYLAALTMDDTQNLLAGESDDLFSIERIGQSQIEEAIANAWGGPAIRPWGSTFDFSAPITVNRTEVDGIPITVITGGQPTTIHADSRYQVPEIMQGTGIEAAVDGGFFSLEFLDSNQMIGPVMGSNEGTFIPGDRNDVPFLKGRPLVMISPTDVRYIPFDPEKHNSLEGVQAEMPDVTDTFVAAAWLVKGGQPQPAESFGSLFDFDAVRHRAFWGINQNGQPAIGVSHDFVDSVHLGEILASLGLQDAVMLDSGASTSLAYQGESLVGYEPRPVPHIVGLLPTGQANTIQASASSCSDSYLSGS
- a CDS encoding circularly permuted type 2 ATP-grasp protein; protein product: MHIEQYDPGDFYDELFDEQGNPRPEATQLIERIKSLSMKDLQQRQQAAQSALFKLGVTFNVYSDNQGTERILPFDIIPRIVSAAEWQWLERGLKQRIETLNLFLSDIYGEQKILKDGIIPAELIYSATGFLKPCMELKPPKNIWCHITGTDLVRDRDGKWYVLEDNLRCPSGVSYVLENRRVMKSTFPQIFSTMPIQPVDDYASRLLETLLNLAPNGLPDPTVVVLTPGIYNSAYFEHSFLAQQMGVELVEGRDLVVADGFLQMKTTRGLQRVDVVYRRIDDSFIDPLAFRPDSMLGVPGLTDVYRQGRVAIANALGTGVADDKVIYAYVPQMIQYYLGEKQILSNVPTYLCWEPEQQNHVLANLDKLVVKSADEAGGYGMLVGPHSTKTEQADFAERIKANPRKYIAQPTLCLSRVPTLLADSVEGCHVDLRPYILYGEDIYVNPGGLTRVALKRGSLVVNSSQGGGSKDTWVLAT
- a CDS encoding DUF433 domain-containing protein, whose translation is MSLVLECESPPLREDETGAIRIGGSRVLLELVIRAFQDGASPETIVQRYSTLSLSDVYITIGYYLRHQQEVESYLNEREQLAESVRQRFSEIQPDLSLIRSRLLAQQTP
- a CDS encoding TerB family tellurite resistance protein; the protein is MNETLDLAKVPESDRLAFYGALFAIAFADNSIDKEEVELIFGMMDLEGMTESAKRQVQSYIIEPPSLWACLRSLEAADEQLRYGLMINLVDTAWANDELGANEEEAIVLAQRELKISNEQLDAIKKFIQEVRQIRVRGLDDNYAADAMKTAVAGLSAVGVPLAAVWFSGSVIGLSAAGITSGLAGLGALIGIGGMIPGIGVAILLGTGIFMGVNALLDTGDESKKAQLQAEKERKAQLVIKNMQGAINQLVEQIAGLQEKAINLEASASDAAANREAIRILTERLKAMQQLIAKRKQAFGVT
- the larE gene encoding ATP-dependent sacrificial sulfur transferase LarE, with the protein product MTVRHKLERLQSFFADLDRALVAYSGGIDSTLVAKVAYDQLGDRALAITAESPSLLPEDLEDARIQAATIGIRHEVVQTHEMQNPNYTSNPVNRCYFCKSELHDTLRPLALERGYPYVLDGINADDLSDYRPGIQASKERGARSPLAEVGITKAEVREISKILGLPWWDKPAQPCLSSRFPYGEEITVAKLQRVGRAERYLRGMGLKNLRVRSEGDTARIELPPEQIKEFVLTTDLPTLVAELQSYGFLFVTLDLEGFRSGKLNQILAFAGASQPVSQ
- a CDS encoding alpha-E domain-containing protein, producing the protein MLSRVADSIYWMTRYVERAENVARFIDVNLNLLLDLPVGIEQQWQPLIWTSGDHELFAERYGNATPDNVIQFLTFDTEYPNSIISCLRSARENARSVRETISSEMWEQINDFYLKVNDASTTPMLSGLTQFFAEVKMHSHLFAGVMDATMSHNEGWHFGQIGRLLERADKTARILDVKYYILLPSVNYVGTTLDELQWIALLKSASAYEMYRKRQHRITPQSVAEFLVLDREFPRSILFCLTQAESCLYEVAGGASIAWRNPAEKTLGKLRSELNYLTMEEIGQAGLHEFLDNLQSRLNVAGEKIFETFFALEPVS
- a CDS encoding Hpt domain-containing protein, with the translated sequence MSSSNQDLKIDWDHLHTLSDRDLDFEIELLTLLAQDTRGRVAELRQVMSQNNFAQFQELTHYIKGAAANMGVTSLAAIAQQLESADPGDAPGIHQLIDQLETALQSLEALIAE
- a CDS encoding glycosyltransferase family 4 protein, whose product is MGGHDCPFCSTMLVNLSFLISKPTGLTVYAQNLLPHLANLEPIVLSSRAMEGFDCHPIPVELTAEHGTRGHLSRLIWTQWRLPKLYRQLHQNLLFSPIPEAPIASRCRYVITVHDLIPLRFPHRRSPLTLYFRHWVPLVVRQAEHVICNSEATAADVHQFFDVPCDRITAIPLAYDREHFQYLDLPEQPYFLYIGRPDPHKNLARLIAAFAQIAKHTDTELRIVGSTDPRYTPELELLATERGVGDRVKFLSYVPYAELPTLLNQAIALVFPSLWEGFGLPVLEAMACGTPVITSNLASLPEVAGDAAILVDPTSEAALAAAMQNLAQDSPLRSQLRTAGLHRAQQFSWERTGQETADLLAQFA
- a CDS encoding DUF5615 family PIN-like protein, giving the protein MLRLLSDENFNGDIVRGLFLRKPDLDLLRVQDVGLRKVDDPAILDWAASNGRILLTHDRATMPDFAYERLSKGQQMSGLFVINDRMPVRQVIDELLLLNDCSEQDEWKGIVLYLPL